From Hoeflea sp. 108:
GCCATTGCTGTCGATCGTGCCGCCGCCGGCCGCCAGCGCGACGGCCCGCGCTGTCGCGAAGGAAGAGCCGAGCCGCAGCGTGCCGCCGTCGAAGCCCAGCCCGCCCGATGCCGCGCCGAGATTGTTGTCGGCCGTTACCACCGCGGTGCCGCCATCCAGGAACGTGCCGCCCGAATAGGTGTTCGCGTTGTTGAGGAAGGTGGTGCCCGCGCCTTTGACGATCAGGCCGCCGGTTCCGGAAACGGGATTGTTCAGGATGAAGGAATTGCCCGCGCCGACCGCATTGAGCGTCAGCATGTAGCTGCCGAGGCTCAGCGAGCGCGATGCGGTGCGCCCCAGCTGCGTGACGCTGCCGGTGGCGCTGTCGACGCGCCATTCCTGGCTGCCGGCGATGATGAGTTGCTCGGACAGGGTGATCTGCTGGTCGACCTTGCTGTCGACCCCCAGCCCTTCCAGCCCATGAATGGCAAACGGGCCGGTCAACGAGCCCGGCGGGTTGGCAAAGCCACTGCCCGTATAGGGTGCCCGAAACACCAGTTGCCCCACATTCCTGACGATGGGTCCGAAAATCATCGACTGTCCGGTGCCGGCACGATCGTAGATGGCGCGATCCCCTGCCTGAAGGATGATTGGCGCTTCGAAACCGCTGGAAGGAAGCTGCTGCCACACGACGTTGCCGGAGGAGTTGAAGTGATAGTCGCCGGCAAGGGCAGTGCTCGCCGATGACAGGAGCGCCACCGTCACCGCACCGGCGGAGACGCTATCCGCTCTCGTCCGCAGCGATCGTTGAAGTGAAAAGACGCTCTTGAAGACGGCCATGCCAAGCTCCCCCACGGGAAGCCGCACGGCGCCCCGCATCGATGATGTGATGCGAGCATCCCCACAGGAATCACTGATGGGGCCGTGCAGCGTAAAGATCGCCGCCAGCCCGATCATGCCCGCCGCAAGCGGATAGTTGCATAGAACCTGCTATATCGAAGCAGCGTGGCGTCTCATTTCTTGGCGCGATTTGTCTCCGCCCCACTACCTTGCCGTGTCTGGACACATCTGTACCCGCCATGGTCGCTGGACCGGCGTCCGCGACGGTCTTACGCAAGGTCACCGAACAGTTGCGCATCGAGGGGGCAAAGCGATGTGGCGGTCGACAGATGGTGCGCTGTGACGCAGGGCGCCGTCCTCCTTTCCACCGATCTGGTCGAGCCGGAACTGCGCGCGGACTACTGGCGTGACGTGACCCGCCCGCTGTTCGACACGACACCGGACAGCAACAGCCCCCTGCTCCTCGAAGGTTCCTTCGCCACTCGCCTGATCGGCCCGATGATGGTCGGCCGCGCGCGCTTCAATGCGCAGAACTATGTCAGGGACCGAAGCATCGTCAGCCAGAGCGGCCTTGAGGACTTCTACCTCGTCCAGTTGTTCACATCAGGCATGGCGGTCGCCGATTGCGAGGGCGTGGCCATGACGGTTTGCCCCGGCGACGTCTATGCCTTCGACATGGACCGAACCTTCCAGGCATCGGTGAGCGCCGGCTCCACCCTTAGCGTTCTCCTGCATCGCGAGCGGCTGGACAGGCTGTCCGGGCGAAGCCTGCACGGCACGCAGTTCAAGGCGGGCCAGCCTCTGACCCGCCTTTTGGCCGACTTCATCGTCGGCCTGAACGACGTCGCGCCGGACATACGCGAAACCGAAGCGCCAACGCTGGAGGACGCCGCCGTCGCCCTGTTCGCCTCGGCCCTGAACCAGAACCCGGCCGACACGGCCCTTCAGGACCCTGCCCTTGCGCCTGTATTGCGCCGGCGCCTGCTCGACGTCATCGACGCGAAGCTGACCGATCCGGAGCTCGGCCCGGCAATGCTCTTGCGCCAGTTCAGGGTATCGCGGGGCCATCTCTACCGCATGTTCGAGGCCGATGGCGGTGTCGCCAGGGTCATCCGCGAGCGGCGGCTCGATGCCGCCTATCGCATGCTCATGCGCCCCTCGTCCCCGCCCATGACGCAACTGGCCCATGACCTCGGCTTTTCCGGCGCCGGCCAGTTCCAGCGCGCCTTTCGCACCCGCTTTGGAATGTCGCCGAGCGAGGCCAGGCAGGAGCGCCGCACGCTGATCGTGGAAGGCAGCCGCCTCGCGGGCATGCAGGCCTACCTCGCCGGCTTTTCGGCCCCGGCGCCCGAGGCGCATTTCAGGCCAAGTCGGACCGCCCTGCCAAACACGCCTGACCGCCGCGATAGTCGAAATCCCTGAGAGCAGTCAGCGGCGCGCCGCGACTGTCGGTCCATGTCGTCTCGTTGTCCAAGCGCTCAAGGCCGATATCCTGGAGATGCCGGGCGCTCAATTCATCGAGCGGGCAGCCCCCTGCTCCGCCGGATAGCCATTGCGGACGCCATGCCGCGAGCCTCTTCAGCCGGCGGCTGATCGCCCTGAAATCGTCAGCCACGAAAGTGAAATCGATCGCCTTGCGCTTGTCGGAGATATCGTTGGTCCCGGTCATCGCTCGCTCCTTCCCCTGCTGGGCGCCCCCGGCACGAGGGACGTCGCGAGCATCGGCGCCACGCCTCGGCAAGTCTGGAAAGAGTGCTGAAATTCGCTTGAAACTTGGCTGAAACGCCGCCGGCTACCTTGCGGTGGTGCCTGCCTCAGCCACGCATTCGGCGATGCGCTGCTTGATGCCGCCCCTGGCAAGCTCGGCCGGTCCGGCGCAGACGGGAAAACCGGCTTCGCGCATATAGGCGATGGCCTTTTGACGGTCGGCCTCCAGCCAGCCGGGATCGCCGGTCCAGCCTTCGATGCTGATGCCGGGCATGGCAAAGAGCGCTTCCTCGGCCAGCACCCTGGCTTCGGCGATGCGCCCGGCAGCCACGAAGAAGGTGGCCAGCTCGATGAAGTCGCTGTCGCCGAACATGCTCCGGGGGACGCGCTGCCTGACCCGGATCGCCTCGTCGATGCGGTTGCCGTAAAACAGCCCGGCGCTCCGGAACCGCAGCGCCCAGGGCTGGGCGTCGGGGTCGAGCCTGACGGCGCGGGCAGCCGCTTCCGCCCCCTCTTCGGCCCGCCCGAAGGCAAGCGCCCAGTAGGCGAAGCGCGTCAGCACGTCGGCCGAATTGGGATTGAGGCCAAGCGCCTTGTCGAACTCCACCTCGCCCTGCTCGAGATCGCCGCCCAGCGACAGCGCCATGGCGAGCCCCGCATGGGCGTCGGCATCCAGCGGATCGAGTTCGACAGCCCGCCGCTCCGCCTGCAGATAGCTGGCATAGGTGGCGTCCCAGCTGTCGGTCCAGCGCATCGAGAACGCATGGCAGGTCCCGAGCAGCGCCCAGGCGCGGGCGAACCCGGCATCGACCTTCAGGGCTCGGTCCAGCAGCGACAGGCACTCGCCGATGCCTTCCCTGGTTTCCTTGTGCTTGGCTTCGGACGCCAGCAGATAGAGGTCATAGGCGCCGAGATCGCTTGGGCGCTTGCGCCGCGCCGCCTCGCGATCGGCGGCGACGATCGTGCCGGTGATGCCGCTGAGCTGGCCGGCGACCTGCCGCGACAGCTCCTCCTGCACCTTGAAGACGTCGTTTGCCGGCCTGTCCCAGCGCTCGGCCCACAGATGCGCCCCGGTGCCGGCGTCGATGAGCTGGCCGGTGATGCGCAACTGGCCGTCCTGGCGCTGGATCGAGCCGGTCAGCACATAACGCACGTCGAACTTGCGGCCGACCTCGCCGGCTCCTGTGCCGGCTATGCCGCGCACCGAATTCTGCGCGATGACGTCGAATTCGCGAAACCGCGCCAGGTCGGTGATGATGTCCTCGGTCATGCCATTGGCGAGCCGGCCGGTCGCGGCGTCGCCCTCTATGTTCTGGAACGGCAGCACCGCAATCGACGCCTTTGTCGACAGCGGCCGCCCCGAGGCGAACAACCAGGCGGCAAGTCCGGCAGATGCCACGAGCACGAGTGCTGCGGCTCCCAGCCCCAGCGTGCCCCAACCGCGCGGTCCCCGACCTCGGGCTTCCAAACCGGACAGCTCCAGGACATCGGGCTTGTCGCCGTTGCCGGCAGGCTCCTGCGCGGCGACGAACAGATAGCCCCGGCGCGGCACGGTTCGCAGCAGCGGCGGCCCGCTTGTGCCAAGCGCCGTTCGGATTTCGTGCACGCATCGAGCAAGCGAATCCTCGGTGACGGTGACATCGGGCCAGATGGCGTCGAGCAGTTCGCCCTTGGCGATGACGCGCCCGGAATTGCGCAGGAAATAGACCAGGAGATCGAAGGATTTCGGCCGCAGCGCGATCTCGCCACCCGGCCCGAGCAGACGCCCCGTTGCCAGGTCGAGCTTGTGGCCGGCGAAGTCAAAGACCGTTTGCTCCGCAGCCATGGCGCCTCACATCCGCAAGGCTGGCATCGATATCACGGCGAGTTCCCCACCTTCGGCGTAGAAGGGGTGCTGGCCCCGGGCCGCCCGGCCCCATCACCACAGGCTAACACGCAGCTGCGGAACCGGCCAGCAATCCGGCTGCCCGGGATTTGTGGTCAAGCGATGCGGACGCAAGGAAGCGGTAACCCTGCCATGTCGAAATGCCCGGGCCAGCCGCCCGCCTGCATTGAAACATCGGGGCGGCGGCGCAATCTACGTGCTCGCTGCTCGCGACCTCGTCTCATGGAGATCTCGGATGAAGTTCAAGGCCGTTTCGCTCGCCGCCCTGATGGCCGCGTCCGTCATGCCGGCCACGGCCGCACCCGCCGTGCCCCCGGCTGTCCCCGCAGCGGGTGGACTGGTCGTGCAGGTCGGCGGCTGCCATGGCGACGTGCGCGACCACTATGTTCCGGAGGTCGGCCAACGCGTCCCGCACTATCACCAGCGCGGCACCTGCGAGCCGGTCATCGTCTCTGCGCCGCGCCAGAACCAGCGCCGGCAGATCGTGGATTGCCATCGCGACGTGCGCACCCATCGCATCGACGGCATCATGCTGCGCCATCGCCATGTCGGCGACGATTGCCGCGTGCGCGAGGTCAGGCAGGTCAACGAGCCCGCGCCATTCTGAGGCGCTTGCCGAAGGCCTTGCGGCCTCCGGCGATCCCCCGTGCAGACGTTTCAGTTCACCGGCCTAGCAGGGGCCGCGGTCGACGACCCGGAAGCCGGCTGAATCCGCTTCGCAGGCATTCGGGAAGGTCCTGAGCGTGCCGCCCCTCTGGGCGCAGACCGGGCGGTATTCCCTGGTGCAGAACTGCTGGTTGCCGCCGCCCGGACCACCGCCATTGTCCCAGCCGCTGCCACGGCATTCGCCGCCGCGGATGATGCGGTATCCGGACGCCTCGGCCATGCAGGAATTGGCGAATGTCTGGCGGTCGTTGCCGCGACGCGCGCAGACAGGGTCATATTCGCGCGTGCAGAACTGCGGCCCCGGTCCCGGACGCGGCGGACGAGGGCCTGGTCCCTCATCCACGACCACCGTGCACGACGCCAGCACGACAGCAAGCAGCGAAGTCAACGCCGCCTTGCTTGCAAAGGATTTTGCCGAAAATCTCATGGATGTCTTCCCTATCGCGCCGCCCCAGGCGGAAGAACGCGCTTGCCGCCGAATCGATCCTTGCAATTCTTGGCGCGAAATCAATCCCCGCCGCCACGACATTGCCTGTCTTTGACATCATCTGAAGAGATGACAGTCCGGTGGATTGTTTGTACTCATACTATCTTGACGAGCATCGCATCCATTGCCTGCGACATCTTGCAACCTAAACGTTTCCATGCAATACAGGCTTTGTTCGGGCATTTGCTGTCCCGGAGACTGGAACGTTTTTTGCACGACCCTTTCCCCGATACTGTGAATCTTCGACGGCCCCGTGACTCGGCGGGGGGTTTTAGTGTGCGCGAATGCACGACCGCCAAGCAAACCACCGACTTGCCACCGACGCCAGGCGGATGGCAGTCCAGACCAAAGAACGGGTGAAGGAGTTCTCCCAATGGCCCAGACCGGTACAGTAAAGTTCTTCAACACGACCAAGGGCTTCGGCTTCATTACGCCAGACGGCGGCGCGAAGGACGTTTTCGTCCACATTTCCGCCATCGAAGCCTCGGGCCTGCGCACGCTCGTCGACGGCCAGAAGGTCACGTTCGACGTCGAGCCGGACCGCATGGGCAAGGGCCCGAAGGCAGTCAACCTTCGCGCGGCCTGATATCAGCCGGTTGTGAACCAAACGAAGGGCGCGACGGGCAACCGTCGCGCCCTTTGCTTTTGGCGCTGCCCGCCCGCGCCTCTTCATCCCTCGGGATCGACGGCCTGGCCGAACGCCTGACCCTCGCCGATATGGCCAGGCTCCGAAGTCCATGACATGGTCCGGTCGTGGGGCGCGCGTATCCCTGCCCCGATGCGAGAGGAGGCACGACATGATTTTCCTGAAGTCCCTCGCGGCGGCGTTGCTCGCCGCCGGTCTTGGCTATGGCGGCCCGGCACAAGCCATGCCGGCAACCGACCTGCCTCAGGTCGACGGCGGACTGGTGGTGCAGGTCAGGGGGTGCCATGCCGACATCCAGCGGCACTTCGTCCCCGAATTCGGCCGCACCATGTACCATCGCCACCGCCGGCCCGATTGTCGCCCGATCCCGGTGCAGCAGCAGATACGCGACTGCCACCGCGACGTGCGCCGGCATTTCCTGCCGCGCTACGGCAACGTCCCGCACCGGCACATCGGTCCCGATTGCCGCGCCAGGATCTACACCAGGTACAACCCGCAGCGCCCCCGGCCCGGCGCCTGCATCCAGATCGGCCCGATCCGCTACTGCGAGTACTGAGCCGGACAGGTGAATTTTCGCTGCGCGCGGCCTGAAAACCGGAGCCGGCTTGCCGGCCGCGCGCCGGTCTCAAAATGCCCCTGCACATGGCTGCCGATTGTGCGGAACAGCCCGCGCGACGGCTGAAAAAACAGGCAAACGGACCGATTTCGGGCAGCGATCTAGCCTGAAAGTTTCGCTTGCCGATCACCCAAAAATGAACGACAAATTTCCACTTCGGGCATTTGCCGGCCCGAAGACTGAAATTGATGGGATCAGAGGAGTTTCCCATGCCGCAGACCGGCACCGTCAAGTTCTTCAATCATGCCAAAGGCTTCGGCTTCATTACGCCGGACGATGGAGCGAAGGACGTTTTCGTACACATCTCCGCCGTGCAGGCGTCGGGCCTTCCCGGTCTTGAGGATGGGCAGAAAGTCAGTTTCGACACCGAGCCGGACAAGCGCGGCAAGGGTCCCAAGGCCGTCAATCTGACGGTTGGCTGAACCCCGGGGCGGCCGGAGCCCATGGCGCCGGCCGATTGTCTGTAAGCGTCCGAACCGGTATGCCGGACAGGCATGCTTTGGCTTTCGGCAAGCCCCGTTAACGTCGGTAAATCCGTTCAGCTTGCGTTCAGGCTGGGTCCCTTAGACAGATAGTCGACGCCAATATTCAGCCCTTCGATACGGGCCGGACGGCGAAGGAGACCGATATGAACCGCATCTTCAAAACCCTTGTCCTGTCGGCAGCCGTTGCCGCCACAACGCTTGCCGCCCTGCCCGCCGCAGAGGCTGGTGAACGCTGGCGCCGCTACGACCATGGTCGCCGCGACAACACCGGCGCGATCGTCGCAGCCGGCGCGCTCGGACTGATCGCCGGCGCCGTCATCGCCGGCAGCGCCAACCGCCAGCAGCCGGTCTATGACGACTATTACGACGACTACCAGCCGCAGCCGCGCCGCGTGTACCGCCAGGACTACTATGGCCAGGACTATTATCGTCCCGCCCCGGTGCAGCGCCGCGTCGTCTACCGCGACAGCTATGCCGTCGAGCCGTGGACGCCTGAATGGTACAGCTACTGCTCGGATCGCTACCGCAGCTTCAAGCCGCGCAGCGGCACCTTCACCGGTTATGACGGCCAGGAGCATTTCTGCACCGCCAACTGACACGCATTTACAAGGGTTCCCTGCCCTTCAAATGACAAGCGGCGCCATCTCAGCGATGGCGCCGCTTTCGTTTTCAGGCCCCGGCCGGCTGCGATCAGACCAGGTAGGGATTGCCGCGGCGCTCGTCGCCGAACTTGCTGCCCGCCCCATGACCGCAGATGAAGCCGATATCGTCGCCCAGCGGCAGCAGC
This genomic window contains:
- a CDS encoding BA14K family protein codes for the protein MNRIFKTLVLSAAVAATTLAALPAAEAGERWRRYDHGRRDNTGAIVAAGALGLIAGAVIAGSANRQQPVYDDYYDDYQPQPRRVYRQDYYGQDYYRPAPVQRRVVYRDSYAVEPWTPEWYSYCSDRYRSFKPRSGTFTGYDGQEHFCTAN
- a CDS encoding cold-shock protein, which codes for MPQTGTVKFFNHAKGFGFITPDDGAKDVFVHISAVQASGLPGLEDGQKVSFDTEPDKRGKGPKAVNLTVG
- a CDS encoding cold-shock protein; this encodes MAQTGTVKFFNTTKGFGFITPDGGAKDVFVHISAIEASGLRTLVDGQKVTFDVEPDRMGKGPKAVNLRAA
- a CDS encoding winged helix-turn-helix domain-containing protein, which gives rise to MAAEQTVFDFAGHKLDLATGRLLGPGGEIALRPKSFDLLVYFLRNSGRVIAKGELLDAIWPDVTVTEDSLARCVHEIRTALGTSGPPLLRTVPRRGYLFVAAQEPAGNGDKPDVLELSGLEARGRGPRGWGTLGLGAAALVLVASAGLAAWLFASGRPLSTKASIAVLPFQNIEGDAATGRLANGMTEDIITDLARFREFDVIAQNSVRGIAGTGAGEVGRKFDVRYVLTGSIQRQDGQLRITGQLIDAGTGAHLWAERWDRPANDVFKVQEELSRQVAGQLSGITGTIVAADREAARRKRPSDLGAYDLYLLASEAKHKETREGIGECLSLLDRALKVDAGFARAWALLGTCHAFSMRWTDSWDATYASYLQAERRAVELDPLDADAHAGLAMALSLGGDLEQGEVEFDKALGLNPNSADVLTRFAYWALAFGRAEEGAEAAARAVRLDPDAQPWALRFRSAGLFYGNRIDEAIRVRQRVPRSMFGDSDFIELATFFVAAGRIAEARVLAEEALFAMPGISIEGWTGDPGWLEADRQKAIAYMREAGFPVCAGPAELARGGIKQRIAECVAEAGTTAR
- a CDS encoding Kazal-type serine protease inhibitor domain-containing protein, with product MRFSAKSFASKAALTSLLAVVLASCTVVVDEGPGPRPPRPGPGPQFCTREYDPVCARRGNDRQTFANSCMAEASGYRIIRGGECRGSGWDNGGGPGGGNQQFCTREYRPVCAQRGGTLRTFPNACEADSAGFRVVDRGPC
- a CDS encoding autotransporter-associated beta strand repeat-containing protein, which translates into the protein MAVFKSVFSLQRSLRTRADSVSAGAVTVALLSSASTALAGDYHFNSSGNVVWQQLPSSGFEAPIILQAGDRAIYDRAGTGQSMIFGPIVRNVGQLVFRAPYTGSGFANPPGSLTGPFAIHGLEGLGVDSKVDQQITLSEQLIIAGSQEWRVDSATGSVTQLGRTASRSLSLGSYMLTLNAVGAGNSFILNNPVSGTGGLIVKGAGTTFLNNANTYSGGTFLDGGTAVVTADNNLGAASGGLGFDGGTLRLGSSFATARAVALAAGGGTIDSNGNNATLSGDISGIGGLTVAGTGTVTLTGSLGYTGATDIEAGTLMLSGAASLANSSVVIADGVFDVSTVGGASTEIRSLSGAGSVVLGTTQLVIANAADSYSGLFLGTGGLTLQGGMQELTGNSAGFGGTSRIEGGTLAVNGRLGGVMDVLGGRLQGNGQVGNTASFLGGVIAPGNSIGTLTIAGSHTGNGGMLEIETELGGDGSPTDLLVITGDSILGSGPTQVRVINVGGIGGVTTGDGIRSSMSAASRRREPSSSPDRRLPAPTATTCSRMA
- a CDS encoding helix-turn-helix domain-containing protein, with protein sequence MAVDRWCAVTQGAVLLSTDLVEPELRADYWRDVTRPLFDTTPDSNSPLLLEGSFATRLIGPMMVGRARFNAQNYVRDRSIVSQSGLEDFYLVQLFTSGMAVADCEGVAMTVCPGDVYAFDMDRTFQASVSAGSTLSVLLHRERLDRLSGRSLHGTQFKAGQPLTRLLADFIVGLNDVAPDIRETEAPTLEDAAVALFASALNQNPADTALQDPALAPVLRRRLLDVIDAKLTDPELGPAMLLRQFRVSRGHLYRMFEADGGVARVIRERRLDAAYRMLMRPSSPPMTQLAHDLGFSGAGQFQRAFRTRFGMSPSEARQERRTLIVEGSRLAGMQAYLAGFSAPAPEAHFRPSRTALPNTPDRRDSRNP